A region of the Microbaculum marinisediminis genome:
CGGCAAGGTGGCGCTGATCCACGTCGACGCCCACGCCGACGTCAACGACACGATGTCGGGCGAGACGATCGCCCACGGCACGCCGATCCGGCGTGCCGTCGAGGAGGGCTTGGTCGATCCGGGCCGCAGCGTGCAGATCGGCCTGCGGGGCACCGGCTACGCCGCGGACGATTTCGACTGGCCGCGGCGGCAGGGTTTCCGCGTCGTTCCTGCCGAGGACTGCTGGTATCGCTCGCTTGGCCCCCTGATGGAGGAAGTGCGCGAACGGGTGGGAACCGCTCCGGTCTACATGACCTTCGACATCGATTCGCTCGATCCGGGCTTTGCACCGGGCACGGGCACCCCGGAGCCCGGCGGCCTGCTGCCGCAGCAGGCGCTTGAGATCATTCGCGGCTGCCGCGGCCTCGATCTGGTCGGTGCCGACCTCGTCGAGGTATCGCCGCCCTACGATCCGTCGGGCAACACCGCGCTGACCGCGGCCAATTTCCTGTTCGAGATGCTGTGCGTCCTGCCGGGCGTGCACTATCGCGACTGATCGTACAATTCAGGAGGCAACTATGGACGACGCGCGCAAGGGGCCGCTGCACGGTATCGTGGTTCTCGAACTGGCCCATGTCATGGCCGGCCCGACA
Encoded here:
- the speB gene encoding agmatinase, giving the protein MDRTLHQPLSGNDMPRFGGIATMMRLPHVADATGLDACFVGIPLDIGTGNRSGTRFGARQIRAESVLIRPYNMATWAAPFDSLSVADVGDIPTNPYDLKDSVRIIETFYSDLLGKGVRPLGMGGDHTLVLPVLRAIHGRHGKVALIHVDAHADVNDTMSGETIAHGTPIRRAVEEGLVDPGRSVQIGLRGTGYAADDFDWPRRQGFRVVPAEDCWYRSLGPLMEEVRERVGTAPVYMTFDIDSLDPGFAPGTGTPEPGGLLPQQALEIIRGCRGLDLVGADLVEVSPPYDPSGNTALTAANFLFEMLCVLPGVHYRD